One Phaseolus vulgaris cultivar G19833 chromosome 4, P. vulgaris v2.0, whole genome shotgun sequence DNA window includes the following coding sequences:
- the LOC137837415 gene encoding receptor-like protein EIX2 isoform X2 — protein sequence MISTRVSMMSPIGFKVIIFMLCLAFQVVPGEQEMRCLQREREALLQFKASLLDPNGMLSSWTTATDCCQWKGILCSNLTGNIVSLDLHAEYDYETYSRSYIRGEIHESLIELQQLKYLNLSSNYFPDSHIPDFLASLCNLRFLDLSQCEFVGKIPNQFGSLSHLKYLNLEWNYLEGSIPPQLGNLSKLEYLDLRWNKFEGNLPSQFGNLSKLQKFYLGGSYDGVLEINDGGNRLNGKITEDIKFPSQLGFLSISSNFLEGGIPKSFGNACALRTLYMTNNNLTDDFSMIIHHLSGCARHSLQELNLGENQISGTFPDLSVFSALKSLDISENRLSGKITEDIKLPSQLEFLSISSNFLEGGIPKSFGNACALRTLVMADNKFNDEFSMITHQLSGCAKYSLKQLYLSNNKISGTLPNLSMFSSLKKLYVDRNRLNGEIHRYIQFPPQLEELDMQSNSLNGEFTDYHFVNISKLSYLELSDNSLTLTFTKKWIPPFQLRYILLRSCMLGPTFPKWLQTQNNFVDLDISNAGISNTVPRLFWEKLASRNVFSINISNNNLHGIIPNFAGRDAPFLSLTLASNQFEGPIPTFLRSSIFLDLSNNNFTDSLSFLCACGSEEELYQLDLSNNQLSGQIPDCWSHSKLAYLDLSHNKFSGKIPNSLGSLLGLQALLLRNNNLTHEIPFSLRHCTKLVKLDMSGNKLSGHIPAWIGSEMQKLQILGLGRNHFSGILPLQICYLKNIQILDLSLNNLTGKIPACINNFTSMAYKKFSSDYGHYWYFVNTSSFRNNHSYELDAFLMWKGSEQMFKSTGLLLLKDIDLSSNNFSEEVPVEMESLVELISLNLSRNNLIGKIPSNIGKLKSLEFLDLSRNKFVGSIPLSLNQIDRLTMLDLSHNYLGGVIPTSTQLQSFNASSYEDNLNLCGPPLEKCIDDEPTEEAIVKIDEYSLFGHEFYIGMVLGFVISFWTVFGTILFKQSWRHAYFKFLNNLSDEIHVMIAMKFKWCK from the exons ATGATAAGCACTAGAGTGTCAATGATGAGTCCAATTGGTTTCAAAGTCATAATATTTATGCTGTGTTTGGCGTTCCAGGTTGTTCCTGGTGAACAGGAAATGAGGTGCTTACAAAGGGAGAGGGAAGCACTTCTCCAATTCAAAGCTTCCCTTCTTGATCCCAATGGCATGCTCTCCTCATGGACCACTGCTACTGATTGTTGCCAATGGAAGGGGATTCTCTGCAGCAACCTCACTGGCAATATCGTAAGCCTCGACCTTCACGCTGAGTATGATTATGAAACTTATTCAAGATCTTATATCAGAGGAGAGATCCACGAGTCATTGATTGAGTTGCAACAGTTAAAGTATTTGAACCTCAGTTCGAATTATTTTCCAGACAGCCATATCCCAGATTTTCTTGCTTCTCTCTGCAACTTGAGATTCCTTGATCTTTCACAATGTGAATTTGTCGGAAAAATTCCAAATCAGTTTGGGTCTCTTTCTCATTTGAAATACTTGAATCTTGAATGGAATTATCTTGAGGGTTCAATCCCTCCTCAACTCGGGAATCTTTCCAAGTTGGAGTATCTTGATCTCAGATGGAATAAGTTTGAAGGAAATTTACCATCCCAATTCGGGAATCTTTCTAAATTACAGAAGTTTTATCTTGGGGGATCTTACGATGGAGTTCTCGAAATCAACGATGGAG GAAACCGATTAAATGGAAAGATAACAGAAGATATCAAATTCCCATCTCAATTGGGATTCTTATCAATCTCATCAAACTTTCTCGAAGGTGGAATTCCAAAATCATTTGGCAATGCATGTGCTTTGCGCACATTATACATGACGAATAATAACTTGACTGATGATTTTTCAATGATAATACATCACTTGTCTGGATGTGCTAGACACTCACTACAAGAATTGAACTTGGGAGAAAATCAAATCAGTGGTACGTTTCCTGACCTTTCAGTATTTTCAGCTTTGAAATCATTGGATATTTCAGAAAACCGATTAAGTGGAAAGATAACAGAAGATATCAAATTGCCATCTCAATTGGAATTTTTATCAATTTCATCAAACTTTCTGGAAGGTGGAATTCCAAAATCATTTGGCAATGCATGTGCTTTGCGCACATTAGTCATGGCGGATAACAAGTTTAATGATGAGTTTTCAATGATAACACATCAATTGTCTGGATGTGCTAAATATTCATTGAAACAATTATATCTAAGCAATAATAAAATCAGCGGCACACTACCTAACCTCTCAATGTTCTcgtctttaaaaaaattatatgttgaCAGAAACAGGTTAAATGGAGAGATTCACAGATATATTCAATTTCCACCTCAACTAGAAGAATTAGACATGCAATCAAATTCCTTAAATGGTGAGTTCACAGACTACCATTTTGTTAATATATCCAAGTTATCTTACTTGGAATTATCTGACAACTCATTGACCTTGACATTTACTAAAAAATGGATCCCACCTTTCCAGTTACGTTATATACTCTTACGATCATGCATGTTAGGTCCAACATTTCCTAAATGGTTGCAAACACAAAACAACTTTGTTGATCTTGACATTTCCAATGCTGGAATATCCAATACGGTTCCAAGATTATTTTGGGAAAAATTAGCTTCGAGAAATgtgttttcaataaatatttcaaacaaTAATCTCCATGGTATAATTCCAAATTTTGCTGGAAGAGATGCTCCTTTCTTATCATTAACTCTTGCATCAAATCAATTTGAAGGTCCCATTCCAACATTTCTACGAAGTTCCATATTTCTTGATTTATCCAATAATAATTTCACAGATTCTCTTTCATTTTTATGTGCTTGTGGTTCTGAAGAAGAACTATATCAGTTAGATCTTTCAAATAACCAATTATCTGGACAAATTCCAGATTGTTGGAGCCATTCCAAGTTAGCTTATTTAGATTTGAGCCACAATAAATTTTCAGGAAAGATTCCTAATTCATTGGGATCGCTTCTTGGTCTTCAAGCATTGTTATTGAGAAACAATAACTTAACTCATGAGATCCCTTTCTCCCTAAGGCATTGTACAAAGTTAGTGAAGCTTGATATGTCAGGAAACAAATTATCAGGGCATATCCCTGCTTGGATTGGGAGTGAAATGCAAAAGTTGCAGATTTTAGGTTTGGGAAGGAATCATTTCAGTGGAATTTTACCATTACAAATTTGTTATTTGAAAAACATTCAAATTTTGGATCTCTCACTGAATAACTTAACTGGAAAAATTCCTGCatgtataaataattttacatcAATGGCTTACAAGAAATTTTCAAGTGATTATGGACATTATTGGTATTTTGTCAACACTAGTAGTTTCAGAAACAATCACTCATACGAATTGGATGCATTCTTGATGTGGAAGGGTTCAGAACAAATGTTCAAGAGTACTGGGCTATTACTTCTAAAAGACATTGATCTCTCCAGCAATAACTTTTCAGAAGAAGTTCCAGTAGAAATGGAGAGTTTAGTAGAGCTGATCTCATTGAATTTATCAAGAAATAATTTGATTGGAAAAATCCCTTCAAATATTGGAAAGTTAAAATCACTTGAATTTCTTGACTTGTCAAGAAACAAGTTTGTTGGATCAATTCCTCTAAGTCTTAATCAAATTGATCGACTTACCATGTTAGATTTGTCACATAATTATCTAGGTGGAGTTATTCCAACTAGCACACAACTACAAAGTTTCAATGCCTCAAGTTATGAAGATAATCTTAATCTTTGTGGGCCACCCCTTGAGAAATGCATTGATGATGAACCAACCGAAGAAGCAattgttaaaattgatgaatattCCCTTTTCGGCCATGAATTTTACATCGGGATGGTGTTGGGATTTGTTATAAGCTTTTGGACGGTGTTTGGCACAATCTTATTTAAGCAATCCTGGAGACATGCATATTTCAAATTCTTGAACAATTTAAGTGATGAGATCCATGTGATGATAGCAATGAAATTCAAATGGTGCAAGTAG
- the LOC137837415 gene encoding receptor-like protein EIX2 isoform X1, whose translation MISTRVSMMSPIGFKVIIFMLCLAFQVVPGEQEMRCLQREREALLQFKASLLDPNGMLSSWTTATDCCQWKGILCSNLTGNIVSLDLHAEYDYETYSRSYIRGEIHESLIELQQLKYLNLSSNYFPDSHIPDFLASLCNLRFLDLSQCEFVGKIPNQFGSLSHLKYLNLEWNYLEGSIPPQLGNLSKLEYLDLRWNKFEGNLPSQFGNLSKLQKFYLGGSYDGVLEINDGGKLLSNLISLTHLYLWSIRGLNSSHTWLQEIVNLPKLRELSLFDCSLSDHFILSLRPYQFNFSTSLLAFGLSGNTFTSPVIFPWVSNITSNLVELDLRDNNLEGSVSNHFGMAMNSLEHLDLSFNTFKGEVFKSFKNICTLHSLRMYENNLTEDLPQILHNLSSGCIRYSLQDLDLSNNKIVGSLSDLSAFLALKSLDLSRNLLNGKIREDIKLPSQLEFLSISSNFLEGRILKSFGNACALRTLYMTNNNLTDDFSMIIHHLSGCARHSLQELNLGENQISGTLPDLSVFSTLKSLVLSGNRLNGKITEDIKFPSQLGFLSISSNFLEGGIPKSFGNACALRTLYMTNNNLTDDFSMIIHHLSGCARHSLQELNLGENQISGTFPDLSVFSALKSLDISENRLSGKITEDIKLPSQLEFLSISSNFLEGGIPKSFGNACALRTLVMADNKFNDEFSMITHQLSGCAKYSLKQLYLSNNKISGTLPNLSMFSSLKKLYVDRNRLNGEIHRYIQFPPQLEELDMQSNSLNGEFTDYHFVNISKLSYLELSDNSLTLTFTKKWIPPFQLRYILLRSCMLGPTFPKWLQTQNNFVDLDISNAGISNTVPRLFWEKLASRNVFSINISNNNLHGIIPNFAGRDAPFLSLTLASNQFEGPIPTFLRSSIFLDLSNNNFTDSLSFLCACGSEEELYQLDLSNNQLSGQIPDCWSHSKLAYLDLSHNKFSGKIPNSLGSLLGLQALLLRNNNLTHEIPFSLRHCTKLVKLDMSGNKLSGHIPAWIGSEMQKLQILGLGRNHFSGILPLQICYLKNIQILDLSLNNLTGKIPACINNFTSMAYKKFSSDYGHYWYFVNTSSFRNNHSYELDAFLMWKGSEQMFKSTGLLLLKDIDLSSNNFSEEVPVEMESLVELISLNLSRNNLIGKIPSNIGKLKSLEFLDLSRNKFVGSIPLSLNQIDRLTMLDLSHNYLGGVIPTSTQLQSFNASSYEDNLNLCGPPLEKCIDDEPTEEAIVKIDEYSLFGHEFYIGMVLGFVISFWTVFGTILFKQSWRHAYFKFLNNLSDEIHVMIAMKFKWCK comes from the coding sequence ATGATAAGCACTAGAGTGTCAATGATGAGTCCAATTGGTTTCAAAGTCATAATATTTATGCTGTGTTTGGCGTTCCAGGTTGTTCCTGGTGAACAGGAAATGAGGTGCTTACAAAGGGAGAGGGAAGCACTTCTCCAATTCAAAGCTTCCCTTCTTGATCCCAATGGCATGCTCTCCTCATGGACCACTGCTACTGATTGTTGCCAATGGAAGGGGATTCTCTGCAGCAACCTCACTGGCAATATCGTAAGCCTCGACCTTCACGCTGAGTATGATTATGAAACTTATTCAAGATCTTATATCAGAGGAGAGATCCACGAGTCATTGATTGAGTTGCAACAGTTAAAGTATTTGAACCTCAGTTCGAATTATTTTCCAGACAGCCATATCCCAGATTTTCTTGCTTCTCTCTGCAACTTGAGATTCCTTGATCTTTCACAATGTGAATTTGTCGGAAAAATTCCAAATCAGTTTGGGTCTCTTTCTCATTTGAAATACTTGAATCTTGAATGGAATTATCTTGAGGGTTCAATCCCTCCTCAACTCGGGAATCTTTCCAAGTTGGAGTATCTTGATCTCAGATGGAATAAGTTTGAAGGAAATTTACCATCCCAATTCGGGAATCTTTCTAAATTACAGAAGTTTTATCTTGGGGGATCTTACGATGGAGTTCTCGAAATCAACGATGGAGGTAAGCTGCTGTCTAATCTCATTTCTTTAACCCATCTTTACTTGTGGTCCATTCGTGGTCTTAATAGTTCTCATACTTGGCTTCAAGAGATTGTCAACCTACCAAAACTAAGAGAACTAAGCTtatttgattgtagcctttcCGATCATTTTATCCTTTCATTGAGGCCTTACCAATTCAACTTTTCTACTTCCCTTTTGGCCTTTGGTCTTTCTGGGAACACCTTCACGTCACCCGTGATATTCCCATGGGTGTCAAATATCACTTCCAATCTTGTTGAGCTAGACCTTAGGGATAACAACTTGGAGGGTTCTGTATCAAATCATTTTGGCATGGCAATGAATTCTCTCGAGCACCTTGACCTTTCCTTTAATACTTTCAAGGGTGAGGTTTTCAAATCCTTCAAGAATATATGCACCTTACATTCTTTAAGAATGTACGAAAACAATTTGACTGAAGACCTTCCACAAATTCTTCATAATCTGTCTAGTGGTTGTATTAGATACTCGCTACAAGATTTGGATTtgtcaaataataaaattgttggATCATTATCTGATCTTTCAGCGTTTTTAGCTCTAAAGTCATTGGATCTTTCAAGAAACCTATTAAATGGAAAGATAAGGGAAGATATAAAATTGCCATCTCAATTGGAATTTTTATCAATCTCATCAAACTTTCTAGAAGGTAGAATTCTAAAATCATTTGGAAATGCATGTGCTTTGCGCACATTATACATGACGAATAATAACTTGACTGATGATTTTTCAATGATAATACATCACTTGTCTGGATGTGCTAGACACTCACTACAAGAATTGAACTTGGGAGAAAATCAAATCAGTGGTACGCTTCCTGACCTTTCAGTATTTTCAACTTTGAAATCATTGGTGCTTTCAGGAAACCGATTAAATGGAAAGATAACAGAAGATATCAAATTCCCATCTCAATTGGGATTCTTATCAATCTCATCAAACTTTCTCGAAGGTGGAATTCCAAAATCATTTGGCAATGCATGTGCTTTGCGCACATTATACATGACGAATAATAACTTGACTGATGATTTTTCAATGATAATACATCACTTGTCTGGATGTGCTAGACACTCACTACAAGAATTGAACTTGGGAGAAAATCAAATCAGTGGTACGTTTCCTGACCTTTCAGTATTTTCAGCTTTGAAATCATTGGATATTTCAGAAAACCGATTAAGTGGAAAGATAACAGAAGATATCAAATTGCCATCTCAATTGGAATTTTTATCAATTTCATCAAACTTTCTGGAAGGTGGAATTCCAAAATCATTTGGCAATGCATGTGCTTTGCGCACATTAGTCATGGCGGATAACAAGTTTAATGATGAGTTTTCAATGATAACACATCAATTGTCTGGATGTGCTAAATATTCATTGAAACAATTATATCTAAGCAATAATAAAATCAGCGGCACACTACCTAACCTCTCAATGTTCTcgtctttaaaaaaattatatgttgaCAGAAACAGGTTAAATGGAGAGATTCACAGATATATTCAATTTCCACCTCAACTAGAAGAATTAGACATGCAATCAAATTCCTTAAATGGTGAGTTCACAGACTACCATTTTGTTAATATATCCAAGTTATCTTACTTGGAATTATCTGACAACTCATTGACCTTGACATTTACTAAAAAATGGATCCCACCTTTCCAGTTACGTTATATACTCTTACGATCATGCATGTTAGGTCCAACATTTCCTAAATGGTTGCAAACACAAAACAACTTTGTTGATCTTGACATTTCCAATGCTGGAATATCCAATACGGTTCCAAGATTATTTTGGGAAAAATTAGCTTCGAGAAATgtgttttcaataaatatttcaaacaaTAATCTCCATGGTATAATTCCAAATTTTGCTGGAAGAGATGCTCCTTTCTTATCATTAACTCTTGCATCAAATCAATTTGAAGGTCCCATTCCAACATTTCTACGAAGTTCCATATTTCTTGATTTATCCAATAATAATTTCACAGATTCTCTTTCATTTTTATGTGCTTGTGGTTCTGAAGAAGAACTATATCAGTTAGATCTTTCAAATAACCAATTATCTGGACAAATTCCAGATTGTTGGAGCCATTCCAAGTTAGCTTATTTAGATTTGAGCCACAATAAATTTTCAGGAAAGATTCCTAATTCATTGGGATCGCTTCTTGGTCTTCAAGCATTGTTATTGAGAAACAATAACTTAACTCATGAGATCCCTTTCTCCCTAAGGCATTGTACAAAGTTAGTGAAGCTTGATATGTCAGGAAACAAATTATCAGGGCATATCCCTGCTTGGATTGGGAGTGAAATGCAAAAGTTGCAGATTTTAGGTTTGGGAAGGAATCATTTCAGTGGAATTTTACCATTACAAATTTGTTATTTGAAAAACATTCAAATTTTGGATCTCTCACTGAATAACTTAACTGGAAAAATTCCTGCatgtataaataattttacatcAATGGCTTACAAGAAATTTTCAAGTGATTATGGACATTATTGGTATTTTGTCAACACTAGTAGTTTCAGAAACAATCACTCATACGAATTGGATGCATTCTTGATGTGGAAGGGTTCAGAACAAATGTTCAAGAGTACTGGGCTATTACTTCTAAAAGACATTGATCTCTCCAGCAATAACTTTTCAGAAGAAGTTCCAGTAGAAATGGAGAGTTTAGTAGAGCTGATCTCATTGAATTTATCAAGAAATAATTTGATTGGAAAAATCCCTTCAAATATTGGAAAGTTAAAATCACTTGAATTTCTTGACTTGTCAAGAAACAAGTTTGTTGGATCAATTCCTCTAAGTCTTAATCAAATTGATCGACTTACCATGTTAGATTTGTCACATAATTATCTAGGTGGAGTTATTCCAACTAGCACACAACTACAAAGTTTCAATGCCTCAAGTTATGAAGATAATCTTAATCTTTGTGGGCCACCCCTTGAGAAATGCATTGATGATGAACCAACCGAAGAAGCAattgttaaaattgatgaatattCCCTTTTCGGCCATGAATTTTACATCGGGATGGTGTTGGGATTTGTTATAAGCTTTTGGACGGTGTTTGGCACAATCTTATTTAAGCAATCCTGGAGACATGCATATTTCAAATTCTTGAACAATTTAAGTGATGAGATCCATGTGATGATAGCAATGAAATTCAAATGGTGCAAGTAG
- the LOC137837416 gene encoding uncharacterized protein — MEELKSAMEEHMELMADLVQKFSSDIRAGFSPAYDNFIGFFHAIDWKEPWLMGLVGFHVALLLVAIISRKKTNFQMFLFLLTLVGVYLAETLNRFMGKNWKNFSGQNYFDPSGLFMSVLWSGPLLVISMIILINTLFSLCYLIVRWKRAELRHRARAARNKQE; from the exons ATGGAGGAACTAAAATCTGCTATGGAGGAGCACATGGAGCTTATGGCAGATCTTGTTCAGAAGTTCTCCTCAGATATTCGTGCTGGCTTTAGCCCCGCTTATGATAACTTTATAGGTTTCTTCCATGCCATTGACTGGAAG GAACCATGGCTTATGGGACTAGTAGGATTCCATGTTGCGTTGCTTCTTGTAGCTATCATCTCTAGAAAGAAGACGAACTTTCAaatgtttttgttccttttgaCAT TGGTTGGTGTATATCTTGCTGAGACTCTGAACAGATTTATGGGTAAAAACTGGAAAAACTTCTCTGGTCAGAACTACTTTGATCCCAGTGGACTATTTATGTCGGTTCTTTGGTCTGGACCTCTTCTTGTCATTTCTATGATAATCTTG ATCAATACACTCTTCTCCTTATGTTACTTGATTGTTAGGTGGAAAAGAGCTGAACTGAGACATCGTGCGAGAGCTGCTCGTAACAAACAAGAGTAG
- the LOC137837417 gene encoding FHA domain-containing protein PS1: MGSEKLAKGEEEEGEIPVLTVLKNNTILKNIFIVNKPPEEQGKASRGDHVDVLLVGRHPDCDLMLTHPSISRFHLQIRSNPSSRDFSVVDLSSVHGTWVSGKRIESMERAEMREGDTLRIGVSSRVYRLHWIPISRAYDLENPFVAQLDVVAEEDEEEEEEEEEEDKMQKLNGCPAEMEVDLIVEDISSLFLDENMELTVEEEIHLAPWMLEERKSSSKEEAIRIPRDIGISDGENNLCDSVSRVLSPPYVESLVQSHDILTENLSETLCLPTVEAVLETKMLQFHTPPDTLSSPLPPGHENSFEKLHSNLPKETECEYECTDRDDEGVVDAFDEKSLAEDVIMPKESKSECTLRDDGSTSDVFTSGAGNMDSEDVFLPVKEAVLGTIVEKSKIVDIVAIDSPSDVEKQDMYRSQSQLLQDKFCHDRGQSLNEIAQDVRNKCTGGISPTSRQIESVNLSMTQELVFNIMSVDQTLQSDKEILESSVKAVEKTSTNYNIWSRRGKATRAPEVQNSKSTVNVDAEVAMSKVKDIRNRRISNNLFSELDGEVEEEIFTPDKENFSPNTLQKRLLKKGKAEEIKHSRSLRSRPLSKDTSNCETYLNESIGPALCKVNQTNIINKTISKDLFSVSYGEKEEELFTPDKENLSPNTLQLRLLKKKGKVEGIKRSKSKGSPLSKGTFNPDIYPNESIGPTLCKMNQTDIINTTISEDLISDLDGEEEEIFTPNKENYSPNTLQLRLLKNKGKVEEIKCFKSQKSPLSKGTFNPHMYSNECIGPAYGKLNHNDTINSSISKDLFSDLAGEEEDEEIFTPDKENFSPNAIQLRLLKKKGKVAEIKHSKSPWKENQKLQRKPFGSQINLAQEQLLMTSKDTVERVPFQTLNSSGDKGNKGKSNTFYPVSAAKSFHFSNCGQILDQHIDHRSDNSGVPKKSSWDIIVDTTSLVNKESRKALQLLQGLKGTRLIIPRLVIRELDRMTREFKIFRRTSQASMALEWIEECMVKTNWWIKIQSSVDEGRLIAPTPPASPQTQFSEESGTSLSYQKCVEIASPTVEDHILDFALLYRRNQNDGQVVLLSEDITLKIKCMAEGLLCEPVQEFRESLVNPFSERFLWTNSSPRGQTWSCQDDVVLREKYCPAPFRKSSKTTASGLKLILLHNSKYGL, encoded by the exons ATGGGTTCAGAGAAGCTAGCGAAAGGCGAGGAAGAGGAGGGTGAAATCCCAGTGCTGACGGTGCTCAAGAACAACACAATCCTCAAGAACATCTTCATCGTCAACAAGCCGCCGGAGGAGCAAGGGAAGGCATCACGTGGCGACCACGTGGATGTTCTCCTCGTGGGGCGCCACCCCGACTGCGACCTCATGCTCACGCACCCCAGCATCAGCCGCTTCCACCTCCAGATCCGCTCCAATCCGTCCTCACGCGACTTCTCCGTCGTCGATTTGTCTTCCG TGCATGGAACGTGGGTGTCGGGAAAGAGGATCGAATCGATGGAGCGCGCGGAGATGAGGGAGGGGGACACGCTCAGGATCGGGGTTTCCAGTAGGGTTTACCGTCTGCATTGGATTCCGATTAGTCGCGCCTATGATTTGGAAAACCCGTTCGTTGCGCAATTGGATGTGGTTGccgaagaagatgaagaagaagaggaggaggaggaggaagaggataAAATGCAG AAGTTGAATGGCTGTCCTGCTGAAATGGAAGTGGATTTAATTGTTGAAGATATAAGTTCTTTGTTCCTTGATGAGAATATGGAACTAACTGTGGAAGAGGAGATTCACTTGGCACCTTGGATGCTGGAAGAAAGGAAGAGCTCGTCAAAAGAGGAAGCAATTCGAATCCCAAGAGACATTGGAATATCTGATGGTGAAAACAATTTGTGTGACTCTGTGAGTCGGGTTCTATCACCACCTTATGTGGAATCACTTGTCCAAAGTCATGACATACTGACAGAGAATTTGTCTGAGACTTTATGTTTGCCAACTGTGGAAGCTGTTTTGGAGACCAAAATGCTGCAGTTCCATACTCCACCTGATACACTTTCTTCCCCATTACCACCTGGTCATGAAAATTCGTTTGAAAAGCTTCATTCCAACTTGCCTAAAGAAACTGAATGTGAATATGAATGTACAGATAGAGATGATGAAGGTGTTGTAGATGCTTTTGATGAGAAAAGTTTAGCTGAAGATGTAATAATGCCTAAAGAATCTAAATCCGAATGTACCCTCAGAGATGATGGAAGCACGTCAGATGTTTTTACTTCTGGAGCTGGAAATATGGATTCTGAGGATGTGTTTCTACCCGTCAAGGAAGCTGTGCTTGGAACCATTGTTGAGAAGAGTAAAATTGTAGACATAGTGGCCATTGATTCTCCATCTGACGTAGAAAAGCAAGATATGTATAGATCACAGTCACAGCTGCTGCAGGATAAATTTTGTCATGACCGTGGGCAATCACTCAATGAAATAGCTCAAGATGTTAGAAACAAGTGCACAGGTGGCATCTCCCCCACATCACGTCAGATAGAGTCAGTCAATTTATCAATGACACAAGAATTAGTTTTCAATATTATGAGTGTGGACCAGACCCTGCAGTCTGATAAGGAAATCCTTGAAAGCAGTGTAAAAGCAGTGGAAAAAACTTcaacaaattataatatttggTCAAGAAGAGGTAAAGCTACTAGAGCTCCTGAGGTTCAAAATAGCAAGAGCACAGTTAATGTTGACGCTGAAGTTGCAATGAGCAAGGTAAAGGATATCAGAAATAGAAGAATCTCAAATAATCTTTTCTCTGAACTGGATGGGGAGGTAGAAGAAGAAATCTTCACTCCAGATAAAGAAAACTTCAGTCCAAATACCCTCCAGAAGCGATTATTGAAGAAGGGTAAAGCAGAAGAAATTAAACATTCCAGGTCACTAAGATCACGACCCCTTTCAAAGGATACATCTAATTGTGAAACCTATCTAAATGAAAGCATAGGCCCCGCTTTATGCAAAGTGAACCAGACGAATATCATAAACAAAACAATCTCAAAGGATCTTTTCTCTGTTTCGTATGGGGAGAAAGAGGAAGAACTCTTCACTCCGGATAAGGAAAACTTAAGTCCTAATACCCTTCAATTGAGGCTTCTGAAAAAGAAGGGTAAGGTAGAAGGAATTAAACGTTCCAAGTCAAAAGGGTCACCTCTTTCAAAGGGTACATTTAATCCTGACATATATCCAAATGAAAGCATAGGCCCCACTTTATGCAAAATGAACCAGACGGATATCATAAATACTACAATCTCAGAGGATCTCATCTCTGATTTGGAtggggaagaagaagaaatcttCACTCCTAATAAGGAAAACTACAGTCCAAATACCCTTCAATTGCGGCTCCTGAAAAATAAGGGTAAGGTAGAAGAAATTAAATGTTTCAAGTCTCAAAAGTCACCCCTTTCAAAGGGTACGTTTAATCCTCATATGTATTCGAATGAATGCATAGGCCCCGCTTATGGTAAACTGAACCACAATGATACCATAAATAGCTCAATCTCAAAGGATCTTTTCTCTGATTTAGCTGGggaagaagaggacgaagaaaTCTTCACTCCAGATAAGGAAAACTTCAGTCCAAATGCCATTCAATTGCGGCTTCTGAAAAAGAAGGGCAAGGTGGCAGAAATTAAACATTCCAAGTCTCCGTGGAAAGAGAATCAAAAGTTGCAAAGAAAGCCTTTTGGCAGCCAAATCAATTTGGCACAGGAGCAACTTCTTATGACATCTAAAGACACAGTGGAAAGGGTACCTTTCCAAACACTAAATAGCTCAGGAGACAAGGGAAACAAGGGAAAATCAAACACTTTTTACCCTGTTTCTGCTGCCAAAAGCTTTCATTTCAGTAATTGTGGACAAATTTTAGACCAACATATTGACCACCGTTCT GATAATAGTGGGGTGCCAAAGAAGAGCAGCTGGGACATTATTGTAGATACCACTTCTCTTGTGAACAAGGAATCGAGGAAAGCTCTGCAGCTTTTACAAGGTCTCAAGGGGACTCGGTTAATCATTCCAAGATTGG TGATAAGGGAACTAGACCGTATGACGCGAGAGTTCAAAATCTTCAGAAGAACTTCACAGGCTTCTATGGCATTGGAATGGATTGAGGAATGTATGGTGAAGACAAACTGGTGGATTAAAATCCAGAGCTCAGTAGACGAAGGAAGGCTAATTGCTCCAACCCCACCTGCTTCTCCCCAGACTCAGTTTAGTGAAGAGAGTGGAACTTCTCTTTCATACCAGAAATGCGTGGAAATTGCTTCACCAACTGTAGAAGACCACATCCTTGACTTTGCCCTTCTGTATAGAAGAAACCAAAATGATGGACAAGTTGTCCTACTCAGTGAGGATATCACTTTGAAAATCAAATGCATGGCAGAG GGTTTGCTATGTGAGCCAGTGCAAGAATTTCGTGAGAGTCTAGTGAATCCATTCTCTGAGAGGTTCTTGTGGACCAATAGCTCTCCTCGAGGACAAACTTGGTCTTGCCAGGACGACGTAGTTTTAAGAGAGAAATATTGTCCTGCTCCTTTCCGCAAGTCATCAAAGACAACTGCAAGCGGTTTAAAGCTCATTCTGCTTCACAATTCCAAGTATGGGCTCTGA